The Solicola gregarius DNA window GCAGATGATCGAACAGAGAGGCACCACCCGATGAAGACAGCGGAGATCAAGCGCCGCTTCCTCGAGCATTTCGAGAAGCTCGGCCACACGGTCGTTCCGTCGGCCCCGCTGCCCTTCGACGACCCGAACCTGCTGTTCATCAACGCCGGCATGGTGCAGTTCGTGCCGTACCTCAGCGGTCAGCAGACGCCGCCGTGGGAGCGCGCCGTCAGCGTGCAGAAGTGCATCCGCACCCTCGACATCGAGGAGGTCGGCAAGACCTCGCGGCACGTCACGTTCTTCCAGATGAACGGAAACTTCAGCTTCGGCGACTACTTCAAGGCCGGCGCGATCGAGTACGCCTGGTCGCTGCTGACCGGCCCGATCGAGGACGGCGGCCTCGGGCTGGACCCCAACCGCTTGTGGGCGACCACGTTCGAGAACGACGACCCCAACCTGCCCAACGACGACGAGGCGACCGAGCTGTGGCGCCGTTACCTTCCGGCCGAGCGCATCCAGCGCCGGGGGATCGACGACAACTTCTGGTCGATGAGCATCGCCGGGCCGTGCGGGCCGTGCAGTGAGATCTTCTACGACCGCGGCCCGCAGTACGGCGTCGACGGCGGGCCGATCGTCGACGAGGACCGGTTCGTCGAGATCTGGAACCTCGTCTTCATGCAGTTCGACGGCGACCGCGGCCACAAGGAGCCAGGGTTCCAGGTCCTCGGTGAGCTGCCGAACAAGAACATCGACACCGGCATGGGCCTCGAGCGGGTCGCGTCGATCCTGCAGGGCGTCGACAACCTGTACGAGATCGACGAGGTCTTCCCCGTCATCGAGCGTGCGGCGGAGCTGAGCCGGCGTACGTACGGCTGGCACCATGAGGACAACGTCCGGTTCCGGATCGTCGCCGACCACGTACGCAGTGCGCTGATGCTGATGGGCGACGGCGTCACGCCGGGCAACGAGGGCCGCGGGTACGTGCTTCGCCGGCTGATCCGGCGTGCGGTGCGCTCCATGCGGTTGCTCGGGGTCGACGGGCCGACGATGCCCGAACTGCTCCCGGTGAGCATGAACTCGATGAAGGGCGCTTACCCCGAGCTGGAGGCCGACTTCGCACGCATCTCGAAGATCGCGTACGCCGAGGAGGACGCCTTCGCGCAGACCCTCGTGAAGGGCACGGAGATCCTCGACATCGCGGTGTCGAACGCGAAGCAGGCGGGTCATACCCGGCTGGGCGGCGACGAGGCGTTCCAGCTGCACGACACGTACGGCTTCCCGATCGACCTGACCCTCGAGATGGCGTCCGAGCAGGGCCTGTCCGTCGACGAGGACGGGTTCCGGACCCTGATGGCCGAGCAGCGCCGCCGGGCCAAGGCCGACGCGGCAGCGAAGAAGGGCCAGCACGCCGACACGACGGTCTACCGCGGCGCGCTCGAGCGGTTCGGCGAGACCGAGTGGCTCGCGTACGACCAGCTGCGCACGGAGTCGCAGGTGCAGCTGCTCATCGGCGACTCGGGCGAGGTGCCCGAGGTGGGCGAGGGCCAGGTCGCGGAGGTCGTGCTCAGCCGGACCCCGTTCTACGCGGAGTCCGGCGGCCAGAGCGCCGACGGCGGCACCATCACCTGGGACGGCGGACGTGCCGAGGTGATCGACGTGCAACGTCCGATCACCGGCCTGGTCGCCCATCAGGTACGCGTACTCGAGGGTGCGCTTCGTTCGTCGTCGACCATCGAGGCGACGGTCGACGAACAATGGCGCCTCGGGGCGTGCCAGGCGCACTCGGCGACCCACATCATCCACGCGGCGCTGCGGCAGCACCTCGGCCCGACCGCGTTGCAGCGCGGCTCGTACAACCGACCGGGCTTCCTGCGGCTCGACTTCGGCTGGAACTCCTCGCTGAACGAGGAGGAGCTGCATCTACTCGAGGCGACGTCCAACGACGCGTTGCGCCAGGATCTGCCGGTCACGGCCTCGACGATGCCGCTCGCTGCGGCCAAGGAGATGGGCGCGCTCGCGCTGTTCGGCGAGCGCTACCCCGACCTGGTGCGCGTCGTCGAGATCGACGGCCCCTGGTCGCGCGAGCTGTGTGGCGGTACGCATGTCGAGAGCACGTCCCAGATCGGCACCATGGTGCTGACCTCGGAGGGCTCGGTCAGCGCCGGCAGTCGCCGGGTCGAGATGGTGACCGGCCGCGAGGGCTTCGGCTACCTGGCGCGCGAGCGTGACCTCGTGCACCAGCTGTCCGAGATGCTCAAGACGCCGCGCGACGACCTGCCGGGGCGCGTACAAGACATCGTGGAGCGGCTTCGTGCCGCCGAGAAGGAGCTGGAACGGCTCAAGGTCGGTCGGCTGCTGTCGTCGGCGCCGGAGCTCGCGGCCGCCGCCAAGGACGTCGCGGGCGTCGCGTACGTCGGCCATCGCGCACCCGACGGCGCGTCTGCCGGCGACGTACGCAAGCTGGTGCTCGACGTACGCGGTCGCCTCGGCAGCGAGCGCCCGGCCGTCGTGGCGGTCGTCGGATCGGCCAACGGGAAGCCGTCCTGCGTCGTCGCGGTCAACGACCGCGCGCGAGAGCTCGGGTTCTCGGCGAACGACCTGGTGAAGGTGGCCGCGGGGGTGCTCGGTGGGAGCGGCGGCGGCAAGGACGACATCGCGCAAGGCGGGGGAGTCGATGCGTCGAACGCGGATGCCGCGTTGACGGCGCTCGAGCAGGGCGTAGTGCAGCGCGCAGGGCGCTAGCGATGCGGGGAGGTGCACGGCTCGGTGTCGACGTGGGCGACGCCCGGATCGGGGTTGCGGTGAGCGACCCGTCCGGGCTGCTCGCGACGCCCGTCGAGACCGTGGCGGCGGGCGAGCAGGCGATACCGCGGCTCGCCGTGCTCGCGTCCGAGTACGACGCTGTCGAGGTCGTCGTCGGCCTGCCGCGGTCACTGTCCGGAGGGCTCGGGCCGGCGGCACGTAAGGTACGTGCCTATGCTGCGCAACTCGCGGAGGCCGTCGCGCCCACCCCGGTACGTCTCGTCGACGAGAGGATGTCGACGGTGACCGCCGAGCACGCGCTGCGTACGCAAGGAAAACGGGGTAAGAGCAAGCGGGCCGTGATCGATCAGGCGGCCGCGGTCGTCATCTTGCAGTCGGCGCTCGACACCGAGCGCACCAGCGGTTCCGCACCCGGCGAGACCCTGGAGACTGCGTGACCGACTACGAGCCGGAGATCGGCTGGCACACGGCCGCCGACACGGAGGCGGTGCAGGAGGGTACGACCCTGCCGCCGGACGAGGCGCCGCGACCGGCCGGGCATCGCCGCGCGCGGAAGAAGAAGCGCCGCGGGCCGGGCTGCATCCTCGCGCTCGTCATCGTCGTCGTACTCGGCGCGGTCGGCTACTGGGGCGTGCAGAAGGCCGCGTCGTTCCTCGACGACCAGTTCGGGCCGCCGCCGGACTACTCTGGCAACGGCACCGGGACAGTTGTCGTGCATGTCGAGCAAGGTGCCGTCGGGTCCGAGATTGGGCGCACGCTGAAGGAGGAAGGGGTCGTCGCC harbors:
- the alaS gene encoding alanine--tRNA ligase, which gives rise to MKTAEIKRRFLEHFEKLGHTVVPSAPLPFDDPNLLFINAGMVQFVPYLSGQQTPPWERAVSVQKCIRTLDIEEVGKTSRHVTFFQMNGNFSFGDYFKAGAIEYAWSLLTGPIEDGGLGLDPNRLWATTFENDDPNLPNDDEATELWRRYLPAERIQRRGIDDNFWSMSIAGPCGPCSEIFYDRGPQYGVDGGPIVDEDRFVEIWNLVFMQFDGDRGHKEPGFQVLGELPNKNIDTGMGLERVASILQGVDNLYEIDEVFPVIERAAELSRRTYGWHHEDNVRFRIVADHVRSALMLMGDGVTPGNEGRGYVLRRLIRRAVRSMRLLGVDGPTMPELLPVSMNSMKGAYPELEADFARISKIAYAEEDAFAQTLVKGTEILDIAVSNAKQAGHTRLGGDEAFQLHDTYGFPIDLTLEMASEQGLSVDEDGFRTLMAEQRRRAKADAAAKKGQHADTTVYRGALERFGETEWLAYDQLRTESQVQLLIGDSGEVPEVGEGQVAEVVLSRTPFYAESGGQSADGGTITWDGGRAEVIDVQRPITGLVAHQVRVLEGALRSSSTIEATVDEQWRLGACQAHSATHIIHAALRQHLGPTALQRGSYNRPGFLRLDFGWNSSLNEEELHLLEATSNDALRQDLPVTASTMPLAAAKEMGALALFGERYPDLVRVVEIDGPWSRELCGGTHVESTSQIGTMVLTSEGSVSAGSRRVEMVTGREGFGYLARERDLVHQLSEMLKTPRDDLPGRVQDIVERLRAAEKELERLKVGRLLSSAPELAAAAKDVAGVAYVGHRAPDGASAGDVRKLVLDVRGRLGSERPAVVAVVGSANGKPSCVVAVNDRARELGFSANDLVKVAAGVLGGSGGGKDDIAQGGGVDASNADAALTALEQGVVQRAGR
- the ruvX gene encoding Holliday junction resolvase RuvX, coding for MRGGARLGVDVGDARIGVAVSDPSGLLATPVETVAAGEQAIPRLAVLASEYDAVEVVVGLPRSLSGGLGPAARKVRAYAAQLAEAVAPTPVRLVDERMSTVTAEHALRTQGKRGKSKRAVIDQAAAVVILQSALDTERTSGSAPGETLETA